One stretch of Leishmania braziliensis MHOM/BR/75/M2904 complete genome, chromosome 16 DNA includes these proteins:
- the DHODH gene encoding dihydroorotate dehydrogenase, translated as MSLQVGILGNTFANPFMNAAGVMCSTEEELAAMTESTSGSLITKSCTPALREGNPAPRYYTLPLGSINSMGLPNKGFDFYLAYSARHHDYSRKPLFISISGFSAEENAEMCKRLAPVAAEKGVILELNLSCPNVPGKPQVAYDFDAMRRYLAAISEAYPHPFGVKMPPYFDFAHFDAAAEILNQFPKVQFITCINSIGNGLVIDVETESVVIKPKQGFGGLGGRYVFPTALANVNAFYRRCPGKLIFGCGGVYTGEDAFLHVLAGASMVQVGTALHEEGAAIFERLTAELLDVMAKKGYKALDEFRGKVKAMD; from the coding sequence ATGAGCCTTCAGGTGGGCATCCTCGGCAACACATTTGCCAACCCGTTCATGAACGCGGCTGGGGTGATGTGCAGCACCGAAGAAGAGCTGGCGGCCATGACCGAGTCGACGAGCGGCTCGCTGATCACGAAGAGCTGCACCCCCGCTCTCCGCGAGGGCAATCCGGCGCCTCGCTACTACACCCTGCCGCTTGGCAGCATCAACTCGATGGGCCTGCCGAACAAGGGGTTTGACTTCTACTTGGCCTACAGCGCGAGGCACCATGACTACAGCCGGAAGCCGCTCTTTATCTCCATCTCCGGTTTCTCGGCGGAGGAAAATGCTGAGATGTGCAAACGCCTTGCCCCTGTGGCCGCAGAAAAGGGTGTTATTCTGGAGCTGAACTTGTCCTGCCCCAACGTTCCCGGCAAGCCGCAGGTGGCCTACGACTTTGACGCGATGCGGCGTTACTTGGCGGCGATCTCGGAGGCCTACCCACACCCGTTTGGTGTCAAGATGCCGCCGTACTTTGACTTTGCCCACTttgatgccgccgccgagaTCCTCAACCAGTTTCCGAAGGTGCAGTTTATTACCTGCATCAACAGCATCGGCAACGGCCTAGTAATTGACGTGGAGACGGAGTCCGTGGTGATCAAGCCGAAGCAGGGCTTCGGGGGCCTTGGTGGTCGCTACGTCTTCCCCACAGCGCTGGCAAACGTCAACGCCTTTTACCGCCGCTGCCCGGGAAAACTTATCTTTGGCTGTGGTGGCGTCTACACTGGTGAGGACGCCTTCCTGCACGTGCTCGCTGGCGCCTCCATGGTGCAGGTCGGCACGGCGCTGCATGAGGAGGGCGCCGCCATCTTTGAGCGCCTcacggcggagctgctggatgTGATGGCGAAGAAGGGCTACAAGGCCCTGGACGAGTTCCGCGGCAAGGTTAAGGCAATGGATTAA
- a CDS encoding putative aspartate carbamoyltransferase, with the protein MSTFTPVASLKGQSVASATQFSRADIDALIQLSLNMKAHIEAGKTIDALRGRVMTPLFFEDSSRTLSSFCAAMMRLGGNVVNFKVETSSVNKGESLQDTVRTLDAYSDVLVLRHVREESLEQAMGVATHPIMNAGNGAGEHPTQALLDTLTIHAELGAVDGITIALIGDLKKGRTVHSLLKLLTHNFALKKVYLIAPAGLEMPTEVLAHIAADVQERGIVIEEACNLSPEIVADCDVLYATRLQKERFVASAACDADAMAAFEASKANLLIDKARLAHAKTKMIVMHPLPRVDELSTDIDDDPRAAYFRQMRYGLFMRMAILFSVLS; encoded by the coding sequence ATGTCCACCTTCACACCGGTTGCTTCCCTCAAGGGCCAGAGtgtcgcctccgccacgcaGTTCTCGCGCGCTGACATCGACGCCCTCATCCAGCTTTCGCTCAATATGAAAGCGCACATTGAGGCCGGCAAAACGATCGACGCCCTGCGCGGCCGCGTCATGACGCCGCTGTTCTTTGAGGACAGTTCTCGCACGCTATCCAGTTTCTGCGCAGCCATGATGCGGCTGGGCGGCAACGTTGTGAACTTCAAGGTGGAGACGTCGTCTGTGAACAAGGGCGAATCGCTGCAGGATACCGTTCGCACGCTGGACGCGTACAGTGACGTTCTCGTGCTCCGCCACGTTAGGGAGGAGTCGCTGGAGCAGGCGATGGGCGTGGCGACACATCCGATCATGAACGCCGGCaacggcgctggcgagcaCCCGACTCAGGCGCTGCTCGACACCTTGACTATTCACGCTGAGCTTGGTGCTGTGGACGGCATTACGATTGCGTTGATCGGAGACCTCAAGAAGGGCCGAACTGTGCACTCGCTGCTAAAGCTTCTGACCCACAACTTTGCGCTGAAGAAGGTGTACCTCATCGCCCCCGCTGGGCTGGAGATGCCGACCGAGGTGCTGGCACATATCGCGGCGGACGTGCAGGAGCGCGGGATTGTGATTGAGGAGGCATGTAATCTCAGTCCGGAGATTGTGGCTGACTGCGACGTGCTCTACGCAACGCGCCTGCAGAAGGAGCGCTTTGTTGCCTCCGCTGCCTGTGACGCTGACGCTATGGCCGCCTTTGAGGCCTCCAAGGCCAATCTGCTGATTGACAAGGCTCGCCTGGCACACGCGAAGACGAAGATGATTGTGATGCACCCTCTGCCCCGCGTGGATGAGCTCAGCACCGACATCGACGACGACCCGCGTGCCGCGTATTTCCGACAGATGCGCTACGGCCTCTTCATGCGCATGGCTATCCTCTTCAGCGTGCTCTCGTGA
- a CDS encoding putative orotidine-5-phosphate decarboxylase/orotate phosphoribosyltransferase, which produces MSFFDLLNERAKHSLLCVGLDPRAKTAAAAVRECKHLIEQTHEYAAAYKPNAAFFEFFGAEGWAALSEVIRAIPAGIPVVLDAKRGDIADTADAYATSAFKHLKAHAITASPYMGADSLQSFLRYADKGVFVLCKTSNKGSNDLQCLRVGDRYLYEAVAERAEGLWNANRNVGLVVGATDPIALARVRARAPTLWFLVPGIGAQGGSLRASLDAGLRADGSGMLINVSRGLASATDPRAAAKELCEAINVIRFAKGASVELAKALVDSHCVRFGNFMLKSGKSSPIYIDLRLLVTYPTIMRLVAREYAKVLRHYKFDRIAGLPYAALPIASAISNEMNVPLIYPRREAKSYGTKASIEGEYKKGDRVVIIDDLVSTGETKVEAIEKLKSAGLEVVSIVVLVDREMGAKAFLNKLGYDFEAVVGLYQLLPLWRQSNAMTSQQEADVRAFLGQWKPSKL; this is translated from the coding sequence ATGTCCTTCTTCGATCTCCTGAATGAGCGCGCGAAGCACTCGCTGCTCTGCGTCGGCCTCGATCCCCGCGCCAagacggcagctgcagcggtgagggAGTGTAAACACTTGATTGAGCAGACCCACGAGTATGCCGCTGCCTACAAGCCGAACGCGGCCTTCTTCGAGTTCTTTGGTGCCGAGGGGTGGGCTGCGCTGTCAGAAGTGATTCGCGCCATTCCTGCGGGTATTCCAGTGGTGCTGGATGCGAAGCGTGGCGATATTGCTGACACCGCTGATGCGTAcgccacctctgccttcAAGCACCTGAAGGCGCACGCCATCACTGCCTCGCCATACATGGGTGCTGACAGCCTCCAATCGTTCCTGCGCTACGCTGATAAGGGAGTGTTTGTGCTATGCAAGACCTCCAACAAGGGCAGCAACGACTTACAATGCTTGCGTGTAGGGGACCGGTACCTCTACGAGGCCGTCGCCGAGCGCGCCGAGGGGCTGTGGAATGCGAACCGCAACGTTGGCCTGGTTGTCGGGGCAACGGACCCGATCGCGCTAGCTCGCGTTCGCGCACGTGCGCCGACGCTGTGGTTCCTGGTGCCAGGCATTGGCGCCCAGGGAGGCAGTCTCAGGGCGAGCCTCGATGCAGGTCTCCGTGCGGACGGCAGCGGGATGCTGATCAACGTATCGCGCGGCCTCGCGAGCGCCACCGACCCTCGCGCCGCGGCGAAGGAGCTGTGCGAGGCGATCAACGTGATTCGCTTCGCTAAGGGCGCCTCTGTGGAACTTGCGAAGGCGCTCGTGGACTCACACTGCGTGCGCTTCGGCAACTTCATGCTCAAGTCCGGAAAGTCCTCGCCGATCTATATtgacctccgcctcctcgtcacGTACCCGACCATCATGCGCCTCGTGGCTCGTGAGTACGCcaaggtgctgcgccactaCAAGTTCGACCGTATCGCTGGCTTGCCCTACGCTGCGCTGCCCATCGCTAGCGCTATCTCCAACGAGATGAACGTCCCGCTCATCTACCCCCGCCGGGAGGCGAAGAGCTACGGCACGAAGGCGTCCATCGAGGGAGAGTACAAGAAGGGCGATCGCGTTGTCATCATCGATGACCTCGTCTCCACAGGCGAGACCAAGGTCGAGGCGATCGAGAAGCTTAAGTCCGCCGGACTCGAGGTGGTATCGATAGTGGTGCTGGTAGACCGCGAGATGGGTGCCAAGGCCTTCTTGAACAAGCTCGGCTACGACTTCGAGGCTGTGGTGGGGCTCtaccagctgctgccgctctggcGTCAGAGCAACGCCATGACCTCCCAGCAGGAGGCGGATGTACGCGCCTTCCTCGGCCAGTGGAAGCCGAGTAAGCTGTAG